One window from the genome of Nicotiana tomentosiformis chromosome 5, ASM39032v3, whole genome shotgun sequence encodes:
- the LOC138892376 gene encoding uncharacterized protein, whose product MRGGDNERLEVWKQALESKGFKMSRTKTEYLECKFSGATQVVDEDVRLDFQVIPRRENFKYLGSVIQGNREINEDVTHRIRAEWMKWRLASGVLCDKNVPLKHKGKFYRAVVRLAMLYGAKCWPVKNYHVHKMKVDEMRKLRWMCGHSRLDRIRNEVIRDKVGVALVEDKMREAGLRWFRHVMRRDTDAPVRRCERLALEGLRRGRGRPKKY is encoded by the coding sequence ATGCGAGGCGGTGATAACGAGAGGTTAGAGGTTTGGAAGCAGGccctagagtctaaaggtttcaagatgagcaggactaagacggaatacttggagtgcaagtttagTGGTGCGACTCAGGTAGTGGATGAAGACGTGAGGCTTGATTTTcaagtcatccctaggagagaaaATTTTAAATACCTTGGGTCAGTTATTCAAGGGAATAGGGAGATCAACGAGGATGTTACACATCGTATTAGGGCGgagtggatgaaatggaggctcgcttctggtgttttgtgtgataaAAATGTGCCACTAAAAcataaaggtaagttttatagagcggtggtcagactggctatgttgtatggggcgaagtgttggccagtcaagaactacCATGTCCATAAGATGAAGGTAGATGAAATGAGGaagttgagatggatgtgcgggcattccaggttagatagaattagaaatgaagttattcgggacaaggtgggtgtggcccttgtggaggacaagatgcgggaggcAGGACTTAGATGGTTCAGGCATGTAATGAGGAGAGACACAGATGCTCCGGTGAGGAGGTGCGAGAGGCTGGCCCTGGAGGGCCTGAGGAGAGGTAGAGGCAGGCCGAAGAAGTATTAG